GTATATTTGTACTTCTGTAAATGCCAACTAATTGATTTAAACACCTTGTCTGAGTGTCAAATTCCCGAGACCAGGTCATAAATAAGTTATGACATTTCCGTGGGAATATTTTCGCTGTGTAGGCAAAACTCAAGACGCAGGATTAGGTCTCGCAGCTAAATGGCAAATCAAGCATTTGCACAAAATTGAATTACCTACCCAGGCATCCGAGTTTGCAGGCCCATTACCAGTAGTCAAACCGCCACCCCAtctccatccccatcccccagGAATCCAAAACCACCACCCACTGGGTGGCCCGCCCACGTTAAGTATACGCCATGGATTCGGGGCAATTGGCACTTTTGCAATGGCAACCGGGAATGGCAACAGCAATGCTTTTAATGATGATCGATTTGGGTAAACAATGAAATTTCCGCATTCAAATTTTATTGCCGGCAATCAGCGAAGCTTCCTGCTCGCAAACGCAACGCAcaccacatacacacacacacacaggcgtCTGTCCATATGCCGGATGGGATATTTATAAACGAGATGCGCTTTAATATTAATCTATGGCGCAACGCCTGTTTGCTGTTTGTCGGCTAAATTCGCAGTGAAATTGAATGATGCATGTCGTCGTTGAAATTAGCATATAACATGTACATTATCGCATTGTTCAGGCAACAACAGGCTGAGCAAACAATGTGAGTGTTTGTGGTTAATGAAATATAACGGTCGggatgaatttaaatttaaatggtggGACCAGGCTGGCCGTTTAATACCAGATGGGCAAAGGCGTTATCGGGTATTTCCGGCATATGGTCTGACTAAGAAAGGTAAACAAACAGCAGAGTTGCCAGATCGGCCAGTGGCCACCCTACTTCGtatttacaaacaaaattacCTGTTTTACCTGTGTTCTTGCCAATCAATTAGGCCTTAAATGGCAGTGCAATAAATAAGTgtgcaataacaataatactCGATCGATAAACGGAGTTGGCCAAGTGCCGAGAAGAACGGCGAACAGCTGGCAAACACGGAGACACATTCCAATGCACTTTCTCCCAAAGAAAACCCGTCGAGCGGCTTATTTGACATCCATTTCGATATCAATACAGAGAAATAGAGAGAAATAGCGAGAAATAGAGGCCACCTGCTCCGTAGCGACAAGaacaacaagagcaacaaaagttGATTGCCATCGTCTAGGCCATTTTATTGGGCATTATAGCCCCGCAACTCAGTCACATACCGCCCGTTCTCGAGTTCGCCACGAATTCTCCAAGCGTCTGCAGAGCACTCCCCAGAATTCGTGATTTGCATATATAGAAACGGAGATATATGCAGAGATTCCGACTGGGCGTAGCATGTTCAACGAACTGAGTCAGCCGCCTTGAAATTCAGCGCTAAAAGTGAGTATTACCAGTTGTAGACGACTCCGAATTTCTAatatcatcattatcatcatcgTCGTTTAGCACAAACTGGATAGGATGTCTTCGATTGTGGAGAAAGTGCGTCGCGTTTTGGACGCCAAAGATCTGGGCGACATCACCACGGAGCTGTGCGACTTCTCGCTCAAGGAACAGAATGCCACCGCCGAGGCCCAAGGAGTTCAGCCCTCGTCCGCCTCCGATTTTGTGCCCATTCTCGGCCAGACAGTCACCTACATTGTGGCCTGTGTGCTGATCAACGAGCACGACGAGCTGCTCATGATCGAGGAGGCCAAACAGAGCTGTGCAGGTAAGGAAGAGTACTTAAAACCACACCTCTAGAACCCGCTAACGTTGCACTCTATTGACCAGGCAAGTGGTACTTACCCGCCGGCCGCATGGAGCGCGGCGAGTCCATCACGGAGGCAGCCGCCCGGGAAGTTTTCGAGGAGACCGGTCTGAATGCCGAGCTAACCACTTTGCTGGCCGTGGAGGCGGCCGGTGGCTCTTGGTTCCGCTTCGTGCTCACCGGACGCATCACGGGAGGGCGATTGAAGACCCCAGCGGACGCGGATGCCGAGTCCATTCAGGCCAGATGGGTGCGCAATCCCAAGGAAGTGCCTCTGCGGGCCAACGATATACTCAACATCATCGAGATTGGTCGAGCCTACCATCAGGGGCAGAAAATCGCCATCAGCCCGTCGCCCTTTCACGGCAACATTCTGCCCACACGCTTCACCCACAAACGCAACTATCTGCGTGTTTTGGCAGTGGCTAGGAAGCGGGCCCACAACTCCCTGAACATCCTCGTGAGCGAGAAGAATGCCCACCACTTCCCCACCGTCGAACTGCATCCGAATCGCAGCTTGCACTCTACGCTGCGCAAGTTTATGATTGAGATTTTTGGCGCGGAGCTGCCACAGCATAGACCACATGGCTTACTCAGTGTCGAGCACTTGCCTACGGAGCAGGAGAACTCCGATGGTATTTGCCTGAATCTGCTGGTGGCTTTCCGACCGCCACTCGAGGAAATCTCCCTGATCGGCAAGTGCATTTGGCAGGAACTGGGAGCACCACTCGATGAGATGCTAGGACGTATTGTTAGCAGCAAGAACGCCTCCATTCCGCTGAATGTGGTGCGCTGAATGCCTTATAGTCTAAAACTAGAGTAATCTGTCCTAATCTATGGTGCAAGCAATCTATCCGTTATTAGTTGCAATTAAAGATAACCAGATGTCCGACTGTTATGCGATCATTTTTCCATTCTCCGGTGCTAAGTAATGGATTGCGTAGGTTAGTCTTGAGCTAACATACGCTAATCTGTCATTAATGTCTAGAAGATATCCCTACCCGTTTCCGTTTCTTGGTGAAAGATCTTATCTAAGGTTTACTTGTTTGACTTAGCCTAATATATCTTTAgcaaattacaaagaaaacttacTATTATATAGtaccaattaaaataatcgCTTTTTAACATGAacatgatttgtttttagtctaTTAACTGACTGGATTTATGGCGAATTTAAAATGATAGATTAGATAGCTTGAGAAAATGTTAAACCCTTTTCGgagaaaaattgtctaaagaagaaaaaccatTGTTTTTTAAACAGATATTTCagatttaattcaatatttaaaacaagctGTATAATTTCTATCGCTATATACCCACAGCgggtatacatatgtataaaatGCTTTCTTGGAATATGTCACGGAACTAGAAACTATTGCAACAGCCGACTAGGTCAATGGATACAGAGAAAGAAATGCACGATTGGGCTTTGGGTAGGGGGAAAAACTAAGTAACTAAGTCGCCAGGCCGCCAGCTGCGGTTACACCCACACCTTGTTGAACAGATCCATGAAGGAGTCGTAGATCATGAAGGTGATGGCCACGTCCAAGCACACGCGTCCCAATCGGGGCACAGTGCCCTTGTAGAAGGCGGCGGGTCCCTCGTTCTTCATGATCATCAGCGCGCAGTGGGCTGTGTTCTTGTACTTGGCGGCCTCCAGGCCCTGCATCCTCGTCTTGACCACGTCCAGCGGCGTGTTACCGAACACAGATGCTGCTCCGGCGACGGCTCCGAACGCTCCCACCACCAACTTGGGCACATGCTTGTTGGGATCGTCGCCCTTGTACAGATCCTTCAGGGACTCCAGTACGAAGAACCGGATCGCCTGGTTGGATCCTTGCTTCAGAATGGTTGCCGTGAGGCCCTTGTAAACGCCTGAGAAGCCCTCCGCCTTGACGATCTGACCCACGCCGTGAGCGAAACCCTTGAACTTGGGATTGGCGCTACGCTGGTCGTTGATGAACTTCACCTTGATGGTCTCCATGGGAGTAACCGCCAGGATGGCCTCGCAGACGCCAGCGCCCAAGCCGCACAGCAACTTTCCAGAGGTGCTCAGTTGTCCTCGGGAGTCCACGGATTTCGATTTCAGGAACTCAAAGGCGCCGAACCTGAGTAGAGAATACATTAATATAATAACATAGGATTTCATAGATctaaagcagcggtcggcacccAATACAAtcccattttgttttattttattttatagcgCAGAGCGCTGTTGTACAGTGTACGTGAGCGGCAGAGGATGGGCAGAACCAtttcctatgctcacttaatacgaagctgccgaccgctgatctaAAGTAATCTAGTAATCTTAAAGCTAATCCTTggattttgagttttatatacacacttaacaaaaaaaattgctataGCATTTTCCAAATGAACTTACCTCGCCGCTGACTTGGGAATGCTGCCGTAGAGGAGCACACTGAGTCCGCGGTAGAGACCGAAGAATCCCCGCTGCTGCACCGTCTTCTTGACGCAGTCGAAGATTCCGTTGTACTTCTTGCCCGCTCCCTTCTCGTCCAGCTGCAGCTGTGTCTTCACGTACTCGGTGGGATAGGTGATGCAGATCTCGATGCCTCCGGTAATGCCACCGGCGACAATGCCCTTGAGGCCCACCTGTCCGCCGGCTGGGGCAGCAGCGCCGTTCTCCGTCATCCAAGGACGCCGGCGGTACGGACTGACCAGGGCGGAGATGCAAGAGCGATCCATGCTGACTGGGCTGGTGGGAAGTTAGCTGGGGAGGGAAGTAGATTTATTGAACTGGGGGAAAGTAGTTCTCGGTATTCACTGGATTCCAGCTGATTTCTGTTCGATCTAAAGTTATTTATATACCATTGTTGTTGACGGATCCACAAAAATAGACTCGTTTTGTGTGGGTGCAGTGTTTTTCTAATTATGCACGAAgatttacacacaaaaaaatatttagtgtcGGTCTGTTCTTCTCTAAtactaataaaattcaataaattaattagaaacTCTTCTTCAAACAAATGTTTATTATTGAGAATCACAATATCCAGAAAAAGGATTACTGTTCTTAAAGGAATTATAGAAGATACATTCTATAGTCCATAGTCCCCCATAgcttttgttttgatgtttTCCACTTATATAAGTTCCATTTATAGATTTCAAAACATCATTTGTTTATtggaaattttcaaatctaaTGTCCCTATAATATAGAGATAAATTCCCGAAGAAAACTTGAAGTCTTAATTGAAATTGCAATCGTGAATCGCGCCCCTTTACCAATATTGACCTTAATTTTCGTATCAAATGTTTGTTCAAGTGCAATTCTGCCTTAGTTATGCAATTGTCTAAGTAGAATGCGATACACATTAAAAGGCAGATGTTTTTccattctataaattccaatttaatgGTAATAATCAGTGGTATTATCATTTGTAGTTTCCATTAGTGTAATCAATGGCTCTCTCTACCTTCTACGCATATTCATTTATCGCCCGAAATTTCACCTTGAGGACAAGGTTCAAAACAAACTGGGACTGAAGAATCGGCAAACTAACACAAACACTAACCGATTGTTAGAAAATCTCTATAGCGATTACTTAAGATCTGGTGATATAGTCAAGTCTGGCGTTTTGAGTGGGAGCGGTACTATATCAGCAGGCTCGTTGGGTTCGCTCTTTGCACTTGACAAATTATATTGTTTCAGAGCGATTACATAACATTCGCATGACCATAAATTATAATCACAAATTTAAGTTCATAATTATTCACAATATGCCGTTGTTTAAGCCACTTTCGGTATCGTATCGGAAATCTGGATAAACATAAACAATGCCTACTGATAAGTCGGCACTGGAAAGTGCCTAACGACATCCACTCACACACAAGTGGTTGATTAAACCcactcccacacacacacaggcacacagaAACCCCACCGTTTCTTGCAAACGTTGCACTTAGTTCCTGCTCATGGAGCATGCTAAATTGTCTATTGGATTTCTGTTCTCTTACTACTCACATTAGAatgcaaaaaaccgaaataattaaatttttggaatGCCCAGCAGCAGAAAGAGAAGGCGACAGAGAGCACGGCGGTCGTGGGCAGCGGTTGAATCTCAACTGATCGGCGGTAcgaaaaaaattccattttccaATCGACGAGCGAAAGCGAATACAGTGCTCCCTCTAAATTAAATACAGTAGTGCCTCTAAGGAATGAACTCCGGATTAGGCGGAGCATCCGCTGGACCAaacgaaacatttttaaaaactgataactttgtaatatttttaaggttcgAACTTTTCTTGATACAGGGAAAAACTTCGCTACAGTGAGCTCTCAGTTTTGTATTAGTTCACTTTTACAAGGGAGCACTGTAGTTCCAATGGTCGGCGTTTTGTAAACAACGGCTCTCCAGGGAGCGGGATCCACTCTCCCCTCGCTCAATAattcacacagaaaaaaatttcaaattttctaagactctatattgaaatatatttcaaaatgtatctagtaaaaaaaatataggattcacttatacatttttgaaacaattttcaaatttggagtaATCCATTGTTGATCTTTGAAAATGCGTTTAGGttccaataactctttttgtTCTGTGCAGAGAGTGGGGAAGAGCGAGCCCCAAAGTAACGGCTATGGCGTGATACGGCTTTTTTTGCTGACACCGCAGTGGAGATCTCTCTTCAATCGGAAACCCGTTTGGCcagacaacaacaaactgGACAGAGCTTTTCGACCGGAAAAGCTCCAACGAAGAACAATAACAAGAATGTTTGACTGGGGGGACTATTTTTGTACGCCACAAAGTAGACCAACATTTTTTCCTCACCGATTACACAATGGgttcacaaacacacacaacgCGCGTAGTTTACGCACACCCACGCGACGGCTATATCCAGGTTATCAGACCATTTTAGTGCCTCAATCATCAACTCGATAAAggtttcgtttttaatttataacgcCCAATTGACCAAACTCTTAAATGTTTACTATTTACCGACTGACGCAATTGGGAGTCATGTGAATACACGTATTTCCAACGCTGCCGGCAAACGGTGAGTGTTAACCAAAAACCCGGCGGAAAGTGTGGCCGTGCTGCTAACTCTCCGGTGATAAGAACTGCGCCTGCGCCAGTCCCCCGAATCCCACAGATGCCACCCACACTTGTGGGACGCACTCAACAGACCCACTCACAGTACAAAAGCCTCAGCAGTACAGTATTTCATTCTCAATTAGCCGCAGAGGCGGAATTCGCGAATGAGTCGCAGCGGAAACGCGTGGGAGGAACCTCCTAAAAGTACGGTTTAAACATCCACTCAAACTTATATGTACCTCTCCATATTCACAGTAGAACTTGTATTAATAATACCAAAGGTAAAGAACGAATTAGCTATGAGAAAATGCTACTTTTTCTGCACTAAAACGCTACATATGTTAGATACATTTATACAAATATCTATGTCGTCAACCAATtgtcaaattcaaatcatacCGATCTCTCTAGCTAGATAGAACACGATTTCacttaaatttgatattatcTATGTGCTATGTAATAAGATGATAAAAACACTTGACTTTTATACTCACAAATGGGCAATTAGGGAAACaagtcaaaaaaaatataaattaacataattttgACTGATGCGGCTAAGCACAGTTTTCGTGATCCAGAATAACAAACTCAAAATGCCGAGTAAAACAAAGCCgagaatttaaaaagcacttcAGTGtaatagtttattcaaatgcaTTTGGAATTTGGTCCCCCAAGAGAGTGAGGGGCACCTCACCTACACCGACTGCGGGTGTACGGGTGCGATTATAAATTAACATTGGGCTGAGCGTGCACTTCCTTTTGGTTTAGTTTAGTTCACTGTTAGTCAATAACAATAGTGGCTATCTGAGTTAGTTGCAATGGTTAAAGTTATAGATCAGTCGTGGACAGATGCCGGGCTCTTAGACGGCCTTGTAGGTGCGCACGCACTTGATGCTGCCGATGGTGAGGGTCTGCGGGGGAGGGAGTGGATTAGTTAGGATATCGGATATAGATGATATAGACAATAGAGTGTTCTTACGGTGATCAGCTCGCCGTCGTTGAACTCGCGGACAATGGTGGTGGGCTTGTCGCCCTTCTGCTCCTGCGTCAGCTTGTTGCCATCCAGGGTGATGATGCTCTTCACGTTGCGTCCATCGAGGGTCTCCTCGTCGAACTCAACGCCCAGCTTGAAGCTGATGGCCGACGTCTTGAAGGTGGAGGTGGTGGTCAGGGTGTAGGTATCGCCCTCCAAGGTCACCTCCACGGTGGGGCTCAGGCTGTTGCCCATCTTGCGGGTCACCAGACCGACGCCTGCAAGCAGAATAGAAGTAAAGTTCAGAAATCAGTAAATCTTGTGGGATGGGAAAGTGAAGAAATCAAAGATCGGAATGAAAGATGAATTATGGGCAGACTGCACATAATTGAATTAGCCCAACAAAGTTGGGGACCCCAAAGCGGTCACAATGCAAATCAtatcatatttaattaaaaataataaagccgAGTCATGAAGTTCCCTGCAGACTCGGTCGGAACGTCAAAAGTCGTGCTCAAGGTTAACGAACAATGCGGGCGTCGTCTCCTCCGCTGTCTCCGGGCTTATCAATTGGCAAGCCCCTCTATATATAGATCGAGCGAGAGCGCCTTATCTCAGCGCTGCATCCCATcccatatatataaatgtgaaCATGTCATTTAGAGAGCATATAGATGTGGTCAAAACTGAAGTAATTCATATCATTATTCATAGGGCATTGAGACTTATTTCTGTTCTATAAAATTATACGTGCTTAATTGGAAAAGTTCAGCCCCTCCAATTTTCATAAACCGTAAAATGTTCAAGTGCTGATAGTTACAAAGGAATAGGTAATAACATCATCGAAAGATAAGCAGGTAATTCTATCATTAAAAGATTGCTAATCATTCAACCgtgtttaaataattactaGCATTTGatacttgatttttataattattggaATAAAGTATAACCCATTCTTATTAAAACTCTTTGTTTCTTTCATATCATTAATTTactctttcatttttttaaagtttttttatgcATTCTGTGAAATTCTTATCTTTATCAGACTTTCATTTTATGGAACAATCTGGcaacaaaatacaaagtgAATCATGAGATGTACTTGAAACAAAGGAACagcattttgaaaaaaacatgtAGGGCTCACGATTGCTTTCTGACCTGTATTTTATCGAATCTAGAACATTGTTCAGACATCAAACCATCAAGGGGGTCCAATCAATTATGTTCAATTATGTATGGACCAGAAACCCCACCGCAAGCCCGTACTTTTGTCAAGACCCATCGAGTCAAGTGTCAACTGCCGTCGCGCGATAAGTTTCCAAGTTCCCACTCATGGGAACCCAGCAACTGTACCAGAGATCGATTTATATGCATCGTATATGACAGGAGAACCTTGAATAGATTAGACTGGCCTGC
This portion of the Drosophila takahashii strain IR98-3 E-12201 chromosome 3R, DtakHiC1v2, whole genome shotgun sequence genome encodes:
- the LOC108065157 gene encoding 8-oxo-dGDP phosphatase NUDT18, producing the protein MSSIVEKVRRVLDAKDLGDITTELCDFSLKEQNATAEAQGVQPSSASDFVPILGQTVTYIVACVLINEHDELLMIEEAKQSCAGKWYLPAGRMERGESITEAAAREVFEETGLNAELTTLLAVEAAGGSWFRFVLTGRITGGRLKTPADADAESIQARWVRNPKEVPLRANDILNIIEIGRAYHQGQKIAISPSPFHGNILPTRFTHKRNYLRVLAVARKRAHNSLNILVSEKNAHHFPTVELHPNRSLHSTLRKFMIEIFGAELPQHRPHGLLSVEHLPTEQENSDGICLNLLVAFRPPLEEISLIGKCIWQELGAPLDEMLGRIVSSKNASIPLNVVR
- the sea gene encoding tricarboxylate transport protein, mitochondrial codes for the protein MDRSCISALVSPYRRRPWMTENGAAAPAGGQVGLKGIVAGGITGGIEICITYPTEYVKTQLQLDEKGAGKKYNGIFDCVKKTVQQRGFFGLYRGLSVLLYGSIPKSAARFGAFEFLKSKSVDSRGQLSTSGKLLCGLGAGVCEAILAVTPMETIKVKFINDQRSANPKFKGFAHGVGQIVKAEGFSGVYKGLTATILKQGSNQAIRFFVLESLKDLYKGDDPNKHVPKLVVGAFGAVAGAASVFGNTPLDVVKTRMQGLEAAKYKNTAHCALMIMKNEGPAAFYKGTVPRLGRVCLDVAITFMIYDSFMDLFNKVWV
- the fabp gene encoding fatty acid-binding protein, whose translation is MAFVGKKYKLDKSENFDEYMKELGVGLVTRKMGNSLSPTVEVTLEGDTYTLTTTSTFKTSAISFKLGVEFDEETLDGRNVKSIITLDGNKLTQEQKGDKPTTIVREFNDGELITTLTIGSIKCVRTYKAV